The Obesumbacterium proteus DNA window TATTTTTGCCATTGAACAGGTCTTTATGGCTAAAAATGCCGATTCAGCCTTAAAGCTGGGTCAGGCTCGCGGCGCTGCTATTGTGGCCGCGGTGAACGTCGATTTGCCAGTGTTTGAATATGCGGCACGACAAATCAAGCAAACCGTAGTGGGAACGGGGGCGGCCGAGAAATCGCAGGTTCAGCATATGGTGCGTTCTCTGCTGAAGTTGTCGGCGAGCCCGCAGGCTGATGCCGCCGATGCGCTGGCAGTGGCAATCACGCATTGTCATGTAAGCCAAAATGCGTTGAGAGCCAGCCCAACGCGCTTGAACTTAGCGCGCGGGCGTTTAAAGTAAATTAGGTATCGAACTCAATGGGCTGGATATTCATCCAGCCTTTTTTATGGTATAAGCTGTAAGCCATAATGAAAGAGTTAACATTTTAAGAGGAATTGCGCGTGATAGGTCGTCTCAGAGGTATTGTTCTGGAAAAACAGCCGCCGGAAGTGCTGCTGGAAGCCAACGGTGTAGGTTATGAAGTCCATATGCCGATGACCTGTTTTTATGAACTGCCTGATGTTGGTCAGGAAGCCATTATTTTCACCCATTTTGTGGTGCGTGAAGATGCGCAGTTGCTGTACGGATTTAATAACAAACAAGAGCGCGCATTGTTCCGCGAGCTGATTAAAGTCAATGGCGTTGGGCCAAAACTGGCGTTGGCCATTTTATCCGGCATGTCAGCTCAGCAGTTTGTTACCGCTATCGAACGTGAAGAAGTTAGCACGCTGGTGAAATTACCCGGCGTAGGTAAGAAAACGGCGGAGCGTCTAGTGGTTGAAATGAAGGATCGCTTTAAAGGCTTAACCGGCGACCTGTTTAATAACCACAGTGAGCTGCCAATGCCGGAAGCGAAGAAACCGGCCGCTGAAATTGATGCTGAAGGTGAAGCCGTTGCAGCGCTGATTGCGCTGGGCTATAAACCGCAAGAAGCGAGCCGGATGATCAGCAAAATTGCCAAACCAGATGCTGATAGCGAAACATTAATTCGTGATGCACTGCGCGCGGCGCTGTGATCGCCAGTGAGGTAAATGAAGGATGATTGAAGCTGACCGTCTGATTACTGCGGAAGTGCAAAGCGAAGAAGAAATTATCGATCGCGCTATCCGCCCCAAAAGCCTATCAGAATACGTTGGGCAACCACAGGTGCGTGGTCAGATGGAGATTTTCATCAAAGCGGCCAAACTGCGCGGCGATGCGCTCGATCACCTGTTGATCTTCGGCCCTCCAGGGTTGGGGAAAACTACCTTGGCCAATATTGTCGCCAATGAGATGGGCGTGAATTTGCGCACAACCTCTGGCCCCGTGTTAGAAAAAGCGGGCGATTTAGCCGCTATGCTAACGAACCTCGAGCCTCATGATGTTTTGTTTATCGATGAGATCCACCGTTTGTCTCCGGTGGTTGAGGAGATTTTGTATCCAGCGATGGAGGATTATCAGCTTGATATCATGATCGGCGAAGGGCCCGCGGCACGTTCCATTAAGATTGATCTACCTCCTTTCACGCTGGTGGGGGCAACGACGCGAGCCGGTTCGTTAACCCCTCCGTTACGCGACCGATTTGGTATTGTGCAGCGCTTGGAGTTTTATCAGGTTGCTGATTTGCAACACATCGTTGGCCGCAGCGCACAATGCCTTGGTTTATCTTTGACGGAAGAGGGCGCGCATGAAGTGGCGCGCCGCTCCCGCGGTACGCCGCGTATTGCTAACCGTTTATTACGCCGTGTAAGGGATTACGCCGAAGTTTGCGCCGATGGCAATATTAATGGTGACGTGGCAACGCAGGCGCTAAATATGCTGGACGTTGATGCCGAAGGCTTCGACTACATGGATAGAAAGCTGCTGCTGGCGGTCATTGATAAGTTCATGGGCGGGCCAGTAGGGCTCGATAACCTTGCCGCGGCTATTGGTGAAGAGCGTGAAACTATTGAGGACGTGTTGGAACCCTACCTCATTCAGCAGGGCTTCTTGCAGCGCACGCCGCGTGGTCGTATGGCGACCAATCATGCCTATAAACATTTTGGTCTGACCCGAGAAGAATAGCCCCTTTTAAAGCACAGTTTCTTGCGTCGAAAAAAAAGCCCGAGCACATTAAATGTCTCGGGCTTTTTTATACCTGCAACGTTAACGTTCTACACGCTCTGTTTTTTACTCAGGCTGAGAATGAACATTGCGGTTGCGCACAGCACCACCGACGGCCCGGCAGGCGTATCGTAGAAAGCAGAAAACGTGAGGCCACCGGTTACGGCTAAAATACCGATGATGACGGCGATACCGGCCATTTGTTCCGGCGTGCGTGAGAAGCGGCGCGCCGTGGCGGCAGGGATAATCAGCAGTGAGGTGATGATTAGTGCACCTACGAATTTCATGGCTAAACCGATGGTTAGCGCGGTGACTAGCATCAATATCATGCGCACACGTTCGAGGTTAACGCCGTCTACGTGGGCAAGCTCAGGGCTAATCGTTACCGAAAGCAGTGGCCGCCATTGCCACCATAAAATACCCAGTACGACGGCAACACCGATGGCAATCATAATAATGTCGTCATAGGTGACTGATAGCAGGTCGCCGAACAAATACGCCATCAAATCCACACGCACGTTTGACATTAAAGCGACCACCACTAGCCCCAACGACAGCGCACTGTGGGCCATGATACCGAGCAGGGTGTCTACGCCGAGCGTCGGGCGTCGTTCCAGCCATACAAGGCCAATGGCCAGCAGTAATGTAACGACGATAACGGCAAAGAAAGGATTCACGTTCAACAGTAGGCCAAAAGCAACGCCTAGCAGGGATGCGTGTGCCAACGTATCGCCAAAATATGACATACGGCGCCATACGACAAATGATCCCAGTGGGCCAGCGGTTAGCGCCAGCAATGCGCCTGCGATCCAGCCGGGGAGAAGTAACTCAATCATTGCGGCTGGCTCCCATTACTTTTCAACACAATTTTTCCCTGTAGATCGTGACGATGATTATGGTGATGGCGATAAATCGCGAGCTGTTCTGCACCACGGTTACCAAACATCGCGATAAATTCAGGATGCATCGAAACCACCTCTGGCGTGCCTGAACAGCAGATATGTTGGTTTAGGCACAACACTTCGTCCGTTTTTGCCATCACTAAATGTAAATCGTGCGACACCATCAGCACTGAGCAATTGAGCTCTTGTCTGAGCTGGTTGATTAAATCGTACAGCGCCAACTGCCCGTTAACGTCAACGCCAGCGGTAGGTTCATCCAGTACCAACAAATCAGGCTTATTGAGCAACGCGCGCGCTAGCAGGACTCGCTGATTTTCACCGCCAGAGAGTTTTTGCATCGGCTGATTGAGCAGATGAGCCGCATGAACACGCTTCAATGCTGGCAATACATCCTCTTTTCTTACGCCGGGACGCAAGCGCATGAATCGGCTGACAGTTAACGGCAGCGTTGCATCGAGGTGCAGTTTTTGCGGTACATAGCCAATGGTGAGCTTTTCTGCGGTGGTGATTGTGCCCGACGTGGGTTTAATCAATCCAAGTACTACGCGAACCAGCGTAGACTTTCCGGCACCATTAGGCCCCAGCAGCGTCAGAATGCGTCCGGGTTTGAGATCGAGAGATATGTGAGAAAGCACATTGCGAGCACCAAAGCTCACCATGATGTCTTTCAGCGATACCAAACTATTATTGTTTTGAACTGTATTTTGACTCGACATGTTTTTGCATATTGCAGAATGGATGAAATGCTATAATATAACGATCACCCAAATTGAAGAAGAGAATTTTGACATGATACACAAAAAAGCCTGGTTTAAGCGCACTATTATTGCTGCTGCACTAGTAACAAGCGCCGGGATCAGCTGCGCACAGGCTGCGGTATTAACCTCAATCCGACCTTTAGGATTCATCGCTTCGGCAATTGCTGATGGTGTTACGACAACGGAAGTTTTGCTTCCAGATGGCGCATCACCGCATGATTATGCACTTAAGCCATCCGACATCAAACGTTTGCGTGAAGCCGACCTCGTTGTGTGGGTAGGGCCAGAAATGGAGGCTTTCCTGACAAAACCGGTTCAACAGCTCGAAAATAACAAGAATCTGATGCTGACAGGGCTGCCAGCCATTCACAGCCTACTTATGGCCGGTGATGATGATGACGATCATGACCATAAAGCGCATGCGTCAGAAAGCAATGTAGAAAAATCCGAAAAATCAGATACACATAATGTTACAAATGGCGCTGAGACTGGTTCAGAAGAGCATCATGACCATGACCACGGGCAATATAATCTGCATATTTGGCTCTCTCCAGCCATCGCAAAACAGATAGCGATAGCGATACACGACAAATTATTGTTACAAAGCCCACAAAACAAAGACAAACTGGATGTCAACCTACGTAAATTCGAGGAACAACTAGAGCAGACAGAAAAAAATGTTGGTATGATGCTGCGGCCTGTGCAAGGTAAAGGGTATTTTGTTTTTCATGATGCCTATGGTTACTTCGAGAAAACCTTTGGTCTGACTCCTTTAGGTCACTTCACGGTCAATCCCGAGATTCAGCCTGGCGCACAGCGTTTACATCAAATTCGAACACAGTTGGTTGAGCAGAAAGCCGTTTGCGTTTTCGCTGAGCCACAGTTCAGGCCAGCAGTAATCTCAGCGGTTGCGCAGGGGACAAAAGTCCGCCAGGGTACCTTAGATCCCTTGGGTAGCGCGATCGCACTGGGTGCTGATAGTTACATGAGGTTCTTAACTCAGCTATCGCAACAGTATTCAAGCTGCCTGAACGGAGATTAAGAGGAATATCCGAGTGCAGCAGATAGCGCGATCTATCGCCCTAGCGTATAACAACTTGCCCCGACCACATCGGGTTATGCTAGGGTCACTGACCGTCATCACGTTGGCCGTCTCTATTTGGCGGCCATTCGTTTACCAACCGAATATCGATAGCGACAGCGCTTCTGCCAAAATTATCCCATTGGATAATAAACAGTTGCGAACGCTTGTTCCTGAGGCCAGTGAGCCACTGGATCAACCCGCCCCGGAAGATGAAGTTCCTACCGACGAATTAGACGACAAAGCCGATAACGATTCGGGTACCCATGATTACGTGGTTTCTACCGGTGATACGCTTGGCAGCATTTTGACCCAGTTTGGCATTGATATGTCAGAGGTGTCCGCACTCGCTAAGCAAAATCCCGCCCTGCGTAACCTCAAAATTGGCCAAACGCTGTCATGGGTCGTCAATGATGCAGGCGAACTGCAACAGCTGACTTGGGAAGTGAATCGTCGCGAAACTCGCACTTATAATCTGGTGAACGGTAACTTTAAAGAAGCCGTTGAGTCTCAGCAGGGCGAGTGGAAAAATAAAGTTGTTACTGGAACACTGAACGGAAGCTTTGTGAACAGCGCACGTGCTGCCGGCCTGAGCCGTTCAGAAGTGAATGCGGTGATCAAAGCGTTACAGTGGCAGATGGATTTCCGTAAATTGCAGAAGGGCGATCAATTTTCCGTTCTGATGTCGCGTGAAGAGCTCAATGGCCGCAGTGAGCAAAGCCAACTACTGGGCGTAAGAATGCGCTCTGGTGGTAAAGATTATTACGCCGTGCGCGCAGATGATGGCAAATTCTACGATCGTCAGGGCAGCGGTTTGGCGAAAGGCTTTATGCGTTTCCCAACCACCAAACAATTCCGCGTATCGTCTAACTTTAATCCGCGCCGCGTGAATCCGGTCACGGGTCGAGTGGCTCCGCACAAAGGCGTAGATTTCGCGATGCCGGTGGGAACACCTGTATTAGCCGTTGGTGATGGCGAAGTGGTTATCGCTAAACGCAGCGGTGCCGCAGGCAACTACGTGGTTATTCGCCATGGGCGTCAATATACGACACGCTTTATGCACCTGAAAAAAATTCTGGTTAAGCCGGGGCAAAAAGTAAAACGTGGCGACCGCATCGCGCTGTCGGGCAATACTGGACGCTCTACAGGGCCGCATCTGCATTATGAATTCTGGTTGAACAATCAGGCAGTGAATCCACTGACGGCTCAGCTTCCTCGCTCGGATGGATTGTCTGGTAAAGATCGCCGCGAGTATTTAGCTCAGGTGCGTCAGGTTGTTCCGCAACTCCAGCTAGATTAAGATTAGGTATCGTTTATAACAGCCGGCTATAACCGGCTGTTTTTCTTTGTGCTATTTATTAATGCGCAAATTTTTATCGGTTGTTCTATGTCCAAGACTTATATCAAGCTGTATTGAAGCCACTTGGGTATATAATTAACTGATATTTTAATAAAGAGCTTTTGTATGGAAAAAGAACAACGGTCAAACGTGGAGTTTATCCCGCGGTTTGAAAAAAGCTTCCTACTGCCTAAATACTGGGGGGCGTGGGTAGGCGTTGGGACTATGGTCGCGATGGCCTATTTGCCGGTGCGTCTGAGAGATCCTATTCTTGCGGCCGTTGGGCGCTGGGCAGGGAAACTCGCCGGCGGGGCACGACGTCGTGCAAGAATTAATTTGTTGTACTGCTTTCCAGAATTAACCGACGCTCAGCGTGAAGACATTATTGACCGAATGTTTGAGCGCGCTGGGCAGTCTATGTTTTTAATGGCCGAACTGACGCTGCGCGATCCGCAACGCGTGCTAAAGCGCACTCGCTGGCATGGCATGGAGCATATCGAAGCCCTGCGTGAAAGTGGTAAGAATGCCATCTTTTTAGTGCCACACGGTTGGGCCGTTGATATCCCAGCAATGTTGCTGGCTGCACAAGGTCAGCCTATGGCCGCAATGTTCCATAATCAAAAGAATAAGATGGTGGACTGGCTGTGGAATACCTGCCGTCGGCGTTTTGGCGGGCGTATGCACGCTCGCGACGACGGCATTAAGCCTTTCATCAGCTCGGTGCGTCATGGCTACTGGGGCTATTATCTGCCAGACCAAGATCATGGTGCGGAACACAGCGAGTTTGTCGATTTCTTCGCGACGTATAAAGCTACGCTGCCTGCGATTGGTCGTTTGATGAAGCTTTGCCGTGCTCAGGTTATTCCGCTTTTCCCGGTATATGACGGCAAAACAAGCATGTTGGATATCTATATCCGTCCACCGATGGATGATATCGCTGATATGAATGAGCACGATATGGCTCGCCGCATGAACGAAGAAGTTGAGTTACTGATGGGACCACACCCAGAGCAATATACGTGGATCCTGAAGCTGCTTAAAACCCGCAAGCCGGGCGAGCTTGAGCCTTATAAGCGAAAAGACCTATAGGTTTCGCTTAAGCTTTCAGAGCTGATGCCAAAGAAAAGGGGCGCAATTGAATTGCGCCCCTTTGTTATTTCTATTATTTCACTTTATTCAACGCGTAGGATTCGGCTGGTATTGGTGCTGCCGATGGTTCCCATCACGTCACCTTGGGTCACGATAACGAGATCGCCAGAAACCAAGAAGCCTTTATCACGCAGCAGATTTGCAGCATGCTGAGCCGCAGCCACACCGTCGCTGGTGCTATCGAAGTAAACCGGCGTTACGCCGCGATACAGCGCTGTCAGGTTCAAGGTGCGCTCGCGATGAGACATGGCAAAGATTGGCAAGCCAGAACTGATACGAGACATCATCAGCGCCGTGCGGCCTGATTCGGTCATGGCGATGATTGCGGTAACGCCTTTCAGATGGTTAGCCGCGTACATGCTAGACATCGCAATGGCTTCTTCGATATTGTCGAACTGCACATCTAAACGGTGCTTAGAAACGTTAATGCTTGGGATTTTTTCAGCACCCAAGCATACGCGAGCCATGGCAGCCACCGTTTCCGCAGGATATTGCCCAGCCGCTGTTTCAGCTGACAGCATCACGGCATCGGTGCCATCCAGCACGGCGTTCGCCACGTCCATGACCTCAGCGCGTGTCGGCATTGGGTTAGTGATCATCGACTCCATCATTTGAGTTGCGGTAATCACGGAGCGGTTTAACTTGCGTGCGCGGCGGATCAGCTGTTTCTGAATACCGACAAGCTCAGGATCGCCAATTTCGACGCCGAGGTCGCCACGAGCAACCATCACGACGTCGGAGGCTAAGATGATGTCATCCATCGCTTCTTCGCTGCATACCGCTTCGGCACGTTCAACTTTAGCCACGATCTTGGCATCACAACCGGCATCGCGTGCAAGGCGGCGCGCGTAGTTAATGTCTTCGCCGGTGCGAGGGAAAGAAACCGCCAAATAATCGACAGAAATTTTCGCCGCAGTCGCGATATCTGCAATATCTTTTTCAGTTAAAGCTTCGGCAGACAAGCCGCCGCCTAATTTGTTGATCCCTTTATTATTGGAAAGAGGGCCACCGACAGTTACTTCGGTAAACACTTTGCTGCCTTTAACTTCCAGGACTTTGAGCTGCACGCGACCATCGTCGAGCAGCAGAATGTCGCCCGGCACCACGTCTTCTGGCAGGCGCTTGTAGTCGATGCCGACTTTCTCTTTATCGCCTTCATCGGTGGTGAGATCGGCGTCGAGTAGGAATTTGTCACCGATGTTAAGGAATACTTTGCCTTCTTTGAAGGTTGATACGCGGATTTTCGGGCCTTGCAGGTCTCCGAGGATGGCAACATGTCGTCCTAGTTTTGCTGCAATTTCACGGACTTTATTGGCACGAGCAAGATGATCTTCAGCTGTACCATGAGAGAAATTGAGACGCACGACGTTAGCACCAGCAGAAATAATCTTCTCTAGATTATTATCGCGGTCGGTTGCTGGGCCTAAGGTGGTAACGATCTTGGTTCTTCTGAGCCGTCTGGACATGTGTAACTCCGTTGACATGTGAAGCATTGGTGTTGGTGCCAATACAACGAACAGGCAGTTGATTACGCATCCACGTAACCCGATTATTTCTTAAGCTGGCGTGGTTGCTCACCTGCAGCAGCGACGTTCTTACGCTTAAAAAGCACTGGGTAGATCAACTCATCAAGCCTGCTCGCATGAAACCGCAAAAGAAAGCATGCGGTTGATAAATACCCGTCTCTTCATTATCTAGCAGAAAATGACAGGTTGTTTTTATGTTTTGGTGCCTGATCGACGTTAAACGTGTACTTTATATCTTAGCCTTTCACCGATTTAATCAAAATGGTGGGGCAGTGCCAGTCCCTTATCAAAGCGCGATTCCTTCAACGCTTCTTTGACTCGCTTCAAGTTATCTCTGAATTTTGCGCCTCTACGCAGGGTAAAGCCAGTTGCCAGCGCATCAATCAGCGTCAATTGAGCAATTCTCGATACCATTGGCATGTAAACATCGGTGTCTTCTGGCACATCCAGAATTAAAGGTAGCGTCGCTTCCAGCGCAAGCGGTGTGTCGCGGGAGGTAATGGCAATCACCGTAGCGTCGTTTTCGCGCGCCAAATGTGCCATTTCGACCAAGCTTTTGGTTCGCCCTGTGTGAGAGATGAGAACCACAACATCGCCTTCGTTCGAATTCATGCAGCTCATTCTTTGCATTACGATGTCATCAAAATAAACCACAGGAATGTTAAACCGGAAGAATTTGTTCATGGCATCATGAGCCACAGCTGCGGATGCACCTAGACCAAAGAAAGAAATTTTCTTGGCCTGAGTGAGTAGATCAACGGCGCGATTAACCGCAGCCATATCAAGGTTATTCTTGGCCATTTCAAGGCTGGCCATCGCAGATTCGAATATTTTGCTGGTATAAGCATCAACGCTGTCAGTCTCTTCGACGTTTCGATTGACATACGGCGTCCCATTAGCAAGGCTCTGTGCTAGATGAAGTTTAAAATCGGGGAAGCCTTTGGTTTCTAAACGACGACAAAAACGGTTTACCGTGGGCTCACTGACATCAGCCATTTTCGCCAGCGTCGCAATGCTAGAGTGAATTGCGGTCTGCGGTGCAGCCAAGATAACCTCGGCAACTTTGCGCTCGGATTTACTGAGTTGGTCCAGGTTGGCCTGAATTTTGTCCAGCGTATTCATATACACATTCACTCATGGATTGTATGCCCGTCATCTTTCAAACTGCAGGTGTGTTGGCTACTTTGTGCGCCCGAACCCCTTACTCCGGTAAGCTCATTGGGTGTTTTTCACTCGCCGCTTTCCTGCATTTTGACATCTATTGAGCAAAACGATTTCAAAGAAAGGAGAAATCTATGATTGTTTGATGAAAATATACTACGAGCCACAACTGCTTTGCAGCGAGATGATGCCGCTTCGTGGGCTTTTTTTACCAGAGTATGACGTGTGTCTAACTTTCGATATGGTAATATTAGTTCAGTTTTGACAGAAAATTACATAATGTATCTGTCATTACGCGGTCTGCGGCGGGGTCAACGAAAATTTCACACCATTTATGTTTAAATTTTCGGCAAAAAAGCATGTTTACTGGCTATAGTCAAAAATAGTACATTAATTATGTAATAAAATTACAAGCATCCTGCAACGAGGAGATGAACATGGCGGTTACGTCAACAGCACAGGCCTGTGACCTGGTCATTTTCGGCGCCAAGGGCGATTTAGCCCGCCGTAAACTGCTGCCTTCCCTGTACCAATTAGAAAAAGCCGGTCATATCCATCCGGACACTCGTATCATCGGCGTAGGTCGCGCTGATTGGGATAAAGACGCCTACACTAAGGTCGTTCGTGAAGCACTGGACACCTTCTTGAAGGAAAAGGTTGATGAAGAACTGTGGGCGACGCTCAGTGCGCGTCTCGATTTCTGTAACCTTGACGTCAATGACACTCAGCATTTCAAAAATCTGGCAAAAATGCTGGATCAGAAGAAACGCGTCACCATCAACTACTTTGCTATGCCACCAAGCACTTTCGGCGCAATCTGCCAAGGTTTGGGTGCATCCGGTCTGAATAAAGATCCAAGCCGCATCGTGATGGAAAAACCTCTCGGTACCGATTTGGAATCCTCACGCGCCATCAATAATCAGGTGGCTGAATTCTTCGATGAGTCACAGGTTTACCGTATTGACCACTATTTGGGCAAAGAAACGGTGCTTAATCTGCTGGCGCTGCGCTTTGCTAACTCCCTGTTTGCGAATAACTGGGACAACAGCATGATCGACAGCGTGCAAATCACCGTCGCTGAAGAAGTGGGCATTGAAGGTCGCTGGGGCTACTTTGATAAAGCTGGCCAGATGCGCGACATGATTCAAAACCATCTGTTGCAAATTTTGACCATGATTGCCATGTCACCGCCGGCGGATCTTTCTACCGACCGCATCCGTGATGAAAAAGTCAAAGTGTTGCGTTCACTACGTCGTATTAACCATTCCAACGTGCGTGATACCACGGTGCGTGGCCAATACACCGCAGGCTTTGTGCAAGGCAAAAAAGTACCAGGATATCTGGAGGAGGAAGGGGCGAACAAAACCAGTAACACGGAAACCTTCGTCTCGATTCGCGTTGATATCGATAACTGGCGCTGGACTGGCGTTCCGTTCTATCTACGTACCGGTAAACGTCTGCCATCAAAATGTTCTGAAGTAGTTATTTACTTTAAGAACCCGCCGCTCAACCTGTTCAGCGACTCTTACCAAGAGCTGCCGCAGAACAAACTGACGATCCGCTTACAGCCTGATGAAGGCGTACAGATTGACATCCTGAACAAGGTGCCAGGTCTGGAACATAAGCATCGTTTGCAAACCACTAAACTGGATCTGAGCTTCTCCGATACTTTCCATCAAGAGCATTTGGCGGATGCCTATGAGCGTTTGCTGTTGGAAACCATGCGTGGGATCCAAGCACTGTTCGTGCGTCGCGATGAAGTAGAAGAAGCATGGAAGTGGGTCGACTCCATTATGGAAGCGTGGGCCGCTGATAATGAATCTCCTAAACCATACCAAGCCGGTACATGGGGCCCTGTCGCCTCAGTTGCGATGATCAGTCGCGACGGCCGTGCATGGAATGAATTCGAATAACGTCACCGCGTTATTTGATCGCAAAGCATCACGGAGGGCATTCCCTCCGTGTGTTGAGATTCATACCCGGCATACTTGAAGTTGCATCGGTGTTGGCTGCACTCGTTCACCCGAATCACTTACTTGAGT harbors:
- a CDS encoding MurR/RpiR family transcriptional regulator, coding for MNTLDKIQANLDQLSKSERKVAEVILAAPQTAIHSSIATLAKMADVSEPTVNRFCRRLETKGFPDFKLHLAQSLANGTPYVNRNVEETDSVDAYTSKIFESAMASLEMAKNNLDMAAVNRAVDLLTQAKKISFFGLGASAAVAHDAMNKFFRFNIPVVYFDDIVMQRMSCMNSNEGDVVVLISHTGRTKSLVEMAHLARENDATVIAITSRDTPLALEATLPLILDVPEDTDVYMPMVSRIAQLTLIDALATGFTLRRGAKFRDNLKRVKEALKESRFDKGLALPHHFD
- the zwf gene encoding glucose-6-phosphate dehydrogenase, producing MAVTSTAQACDLVIFGAKGDLARRKLLPSLYQLEKAGHIHPDTRIIGVGRADWDKDAYTKVVREALDTFLKEKVDEELWATLSARLDFCNLDVNDTQHFKNLAKMLDQKKRVTINYFAMPPSTFGAICQGLGASGLNKDPSRIVMEKPLGTDLESSRAINNQVAEFFDESQVYRIDHYLGKETVLNLLALRFANSLFANNWDNSMIDSVQITVAEEVGIEGRWGYFDKAGQMRDMIQNHLLQILTMIAMSPPADLSTDRIRDEKVKVLRSLRRINHSNVRDTTVRGQYTAGFVQGKKVPGYLEEEGANKTSNTETFVSIRVDIDNWRWTGVPFYLRTGKRLPSKCSEVVIYFKNPPLNLFSDSYQELPQNKLTIRLQPDEGVQIDILNKVPGLEHKHRLQTTKLDLSFSDTFHQEHLADAYERLLLETMRGIQALFVRRDEVEEAWKWVDSIMEAWAADNESPKPYQAGTWGPVASVAMISRDGRAWNEFE